A single region of the Acanthopagrus latus isolate v.2019 chromosome 11, fAcaLat1.1, whole genome shotgun sequence genome encodes:
- the gorab gene encoding RAB6-interacting golgin — translation MSGWAGFSDAELRKIQQKDSAMPAAAARGRKPVPANRSRQQLQRERALQLAAQKSTGAPAPGLPLEQQLSTPAPKQEAVFQPIPTAGAPAVKQELQQKPNEVKSTENHQPRSEEETPAVKELEKQEVELREKTRLEQLQQEQKIIEERNRRKKALLTKTIAEKSKQTQAEAVKLKRIQKELQALDDMVSNDIGILRGKIEQASWEYSAARKRYEKAEAEYVTAKLDLHRKTEVKEQLTEHLCAIIQQNELRKALKLEELMKQLQLQATEEELERQKVEEEEAEKKRSCVERQRNGSVENQEGTMQSTKDCRPTEGETVKEERGGDVQQQHHPTTEAATTEHDCKTLENCVQSEAEAS, via the exons ATGAGCGGCTGGGCCGGTTTCTCTGATGCGGAATTACGGAAGATTCAACAGAAAG ACTCGGCGATGCCCGCAGCGGCAGCCCGCGGTCGGAAACCGGTTCCAGCCAACCGGAGTCGGCAGCAGCTACAGCGGGAGAGGGCCCTCCAGCTGGCCGCGCAGAAAAGCACCGGAGCCCCGGCACCTGGCCTCCCTCTGGAGCAACAGCTAAGCACACCGGCGCCGAAGCAAGAGGCTGTGTTTCAGCCCATACCCACTGCAGGAGCTCCGGCTGTCaagcaggagctgcagcagaaaccaAACGAGGTGAAGTCGACTGAGAACCATCAGCCGCGTTCAGAGGAGGAAACCCCGGCTGTTAAAGAGCTGGAGAAACAAGAGGTGGAACT ACGGGAGAAGACACgtctggagcagctgcagcaggagcaaaAGATAATCGAAGAGAGGAATAGGCGCAAGAAAGCTCTGCTGACAAAAACTATCGCTGAGAA GTCCAAACAGACTCAGGCAGAGGCTGTGAAGTTGAAGAGGATCCAGAAGGAGCTCCAGGCCCTCGATGACATGGTGTCCAATGATATCGGCATCCTGAGAGGAAAGATAGAGCAAGCAAGCTGGGAATACTCTGCAGCCAG AAAGCGCTACGAGAAGGCGGAGGCCGAGTACGTGACGGCCAAACTGGACCTGCACAGGAAGACGGAGGTGAAGGAGCAGCTGACGGAGCACCTCTGCGCCATCATCCAGCAGAACGAGCTGCGTAAAGCGCtgaagctggaggagctgatgaagcagctgcagcttcaggccactgaggaggagctggagaggcagaaggtggaggaggaggaggcggagaagaagagaagctgtgtggagaggcagagaaacgGTTCAGTGGAGAATCAGGAGGGAACGATGCAATCAACCAAAGACTGTAGAcccacagagggagagacagtgaaggaggagagaggaggagacgtccagcagcagcaccacccgACGACTGAAGCAGCGACGACTGAACACGACTGTAAAACTCTAGAAAACTGTGTTCAGAGTGAGGCCGAGGCCTCCTGA